One region of Zingiber officinale cultivar Zhangliang chromosome 7B, Zo_v1.1, whole genome shotgun sequence genomic DNA includes:
- the LOC122006766 gene encoding xyloglucan galactosyltransferase KATAMARI1 homolog has product MSIGKKDTARLLIHHLSLGGGVDTVRRMFYVVVVSLVLCFLLLLPGEVSSPAGTALTSSGCDGRYIFVQELPARFNVDLLRNCCVFSRWAGDACHLADNGGFGRGLGGDWYATDQFTLELIFHSRMRQYECLTDDPDRAAAVFVPFYPGIEMGHHLWGSNVSVRDAAPLELSQWLRSRPEWTKMGGRDHFMVAGRITWDFRRWTEDGDWGSKLLLLPELKSMTTLIIESSPWHRNDMAIPYPTYFHPSTVAELTAWQNRVLKQSRPWLFSFAGAPRWRPPNSTASLRDLSIEQCRASARCKLLDCAGERAGSCFSPRRIMALFESSVFCLQPVGDSPTRRSTFDAMVAGCVPVFFHPGSAYTQYAWHLPRDYRRYSVFLPEEVVRQGNESIELALRKITAEEVAAMRKEVVGMLPRLVYGDRRRGAAEFDDAFDVAVEKVIERVQKQRKQIREGTADDVAEEKYTWKQSLVGTNVGDDEWDHYFSHWG; this is encoded by the exons ATGTCGATCGGAAAGAAAGACACAGCTCGCTTGCTCATTCATCACCTCAGCCTCGGCGGAGGCGTCGACACCGTCCGTCGAATGTTCTACGTCGTTGTAGTCTCGTTGGTGCTCTGTTTTCTGCTCTTGCTTCCGGGCGAAGTAAGCTCGCCGGCGGGGACTGCGTTGACCAGCTCCGGCTGCGACGGGCGGTATATCTTTGTTCAGGAGCTCCCGGCGCGTTTTAACGTTGATCTCCTTCGAAATTGCTGCGTGTTCAGCCGCTGGGCCGGCGACGCCTGCCACTTGGCCGACAACGGCGGATTTGGCCGCGGCCTCGGCGGCGACTGGTACGCTACTGACCAGTTCACTCTGGAACTCATCTTCCATAGTCGCATGCGGCAGTATGAGTGCCTCACGGACGACCCCGACCGCGCCGCCGCCGTGTTCGTGCCGTTCTACCCCGGGATTGAAATGGGGCACCACCTTTGGGGATCCAATGTCTCCGTGCGCGACGCGGCGCCGCTGGAGCTCTCTCAGTGGCTCCGGTCGAGGCCGGAGTGGACAAAGATGGGCGGGAGGGACCACTTCATGGTCGCTGGGAGGATTACGTGGGACTTCCGGCGGTGGACGGAGGATGGCGATTGGGGCAGCAAGCTGCTGTTGCTGCCCGAGCTCAAGAGCATGACGACGCTG ATTATTGAATCGAGTCCATGGCACCGCAACGACATGGCGATTCCCTACCCGACGTACTTCCACCCTTCCACGGTAGCCGAGCTCACGGCGTGGCAAAATAGAGTCCTGAAACAAAGCCGACCGTGGCTCTTCTCCTTCGCAGGCGCGCCCCGGTGGCGGCCGCCCAATTCCACTGCGTCCCTCCGCGACCTCTCCATCGAGCAGTGCCGCGCCTCCGCAAGATGCAAGCTGCTCGACTGCGCTGGTGAACGGGCTGGCTCGTGCTTCTCCCCTCGCCGCATCATGGCTCTCTTCGAAAGCTCTGTCTTCTGCCTTCAGCCGGTGGGTGACTCCCCCACGCGGCGCTCCACCTTCGACGCCATGGTCGCCGGATGCGTGCCGGTATTCTTCCACCCCGGCTCCGCCTACACGCAGTACGCATGGCACCTGCCTCGGGACTACCGGAGGTACTCGGTGTTCCTGCCGGAGGAGGTGGTGAGGCAGGGGAACGAGAGTATCGAGCTGGCGCTTCGAAAAATCACGGCGGAGGAAGTGGCAGCGATGAGAAAGGAGGTCGTGGGCATGCTTCCGAGGCTGGTGTACGGTGATCGCCGGAGAGGAGCGGCGGAGTTCGACGATGCGTTCGATGTGGCTGTGGAGAAGGTGATCGAGAGGGTGCAGAAGCAGAGGAAGCAAATCAGAGAAGGGACCGCAGACGACGTGGCCGAAGAAAAGTATACGTGGAAGCAGAGTCTGGTGGGTACAAATGTGGGTGATGATGAGTGGGATCATTACTTTAGCCACTGGGGATGA